GCTTGGTTACATTTGCATTCAGCGTTGCCAGTTCAGATTGCGTTTCTCGGAGAGAACGGCTCGCCTGAGCAATGATTTTTTCCTGCGCTTTAAGCTGATCTTGTAGCGAACTACGTTGTTGCTGCTGCTGTTTGACGGCTTTTTCTTTTTCAGCAATGTCTTGCTGAATAGATTTTAGCTGCTGTTTGTTGTCATCAGCGGCCAGAGCGGGGAATGAAGAAAACCATGCGCCAGCATAGATTACGCTGGCACACAGTATCGGTAACATGCGAAACGCTGAGGGAGTAGGCGATAAACAGGTTGGTTTATCGCCGATGTTTTTACCCGCTTTGAGCGTTAAGGCTACCTTTGATTCATGAAATTGATCTTTTCCCCTCATGGGGATCGATTATTCCACGATGAACAGCGGCTTACCAGTCATCTCTTTAGGCACTTCCATGTCCATCATCGTCAGCATGGTTGCTGCGATGTCAGACAATTTCCCGCCTTCAACGGCTTTAGCTGGTTTGCCAACGTAGATTAATGGCACTGGCAGGTTGGTGTGAGCGGTATACGCAGCACCTGTCACCTGATCGCGCATCAGCTCAGCGTTACCGTGGTCTGCCGTGATCAGCAACTGACCGCCAACGTTTTGTACGGCTTCGACTACCTGGCCTACACACTGATCCAGAGTTTCAATGGCTTTTACTGCGGCATCGTAAATACCGGTGTGGCCAACCATGTCGCCGTTAGGGTAGTTACAGATAATCGCATCATATTTACCGCTGTTGATAGCGCCAACCAGTTTTTCGGTCAGTTCAGCAGAGCTCATTTCTGGCTGCAGATCGTAAGTCGCTACTTTTGGCGAGTTGATCAGGATGCGGTCTTCGCCTTTGAATGGCTCTTCCACGCCGCCATTGTAGAAGAAGGTCACGTGAGCATATTTTTCAGTTTCAGAAATACGCAGCTGGGTTTTGTCATGCTTCATCAACCATTCACCGAAGGTGTTTGCCAGTGAAGATGGTGGGTAAGCACATGCCGCTTTGATGTCAGCCGCATATTCAGTCAACATCACGAAGTTGCTGAAGTTAACCACTTTGTTGCGTTTGAAACCGTCAAAGTCAGCGTTGACGAAGGTGCGAGTGATTTGGCGAGCACGGTCAGCACGGAAGTTCATAAAGATCAGCGCGTCGCCGTCGTTCATGGAGGCATCCGCTTCACCCGCCGCTTGGATTACGGTTGGTTTAACAAATTCGTCGTTTTCGTCGCGAGCGTAAGCCGCTTCAAGGCCGGCAACCGCATTTTCAGCAGTGTATTCGCCTTTCGCTTCGGTCAGCAGATCGTAAGCTAACTGAACGCGGTCCCAACGGTTATCACGGTCCATTGCATAGTAACGACCAACTATGGACGCGATGCGGCCTTTGCCCAGCTCGGCAAATTTCTCAGTGAATCGTTTCAGTGTATTTTCAGCACTACGCGGTGGGGTGTCACGTCCATCCAAGAATGCGTGCAGGTAGATAGCTTCTGCACCGCGCTTGGCGGCCAACTCGACCATAGCAAGAATGTGTTCTTCGTGGCTATGAACGCCACCAGGAGACATCAGACCCATGATGTGAACGGCTTTGCCCAGAGATACGGCTTTATCAACTGCACCAACCAGAACTTCATTGGCAAAGAAGTCGCCGTCTTTGATTTCTTTGTCCAAACGAGTCAGATCTTGATAAACGATGCGGCCTGCGCCAAGGTTTACGTGACCAACTTCAGAGTTACCCATCTGGCCGTCAGGCAGACCTACATCCAAACCGGAAGCTGAAATCAGGGTGTGCGGATACTCTTTCCACAGACGATCCATGACGGGACGTTTTGCGTTAAGAATCGCGTTATCTTGGGTTTCTTCGCGGTAACCATAACCGTCTAGAATTACCAGTACCATTGGTTTTTTGGCGCTCGACATTGCAACAACCTCGTTTCTTTATAAGTTCAAAGTTTGAGTTCAAAATACGTTCAAGTGTGAATAGCCGTTTAGGTTAAAACGGAATCACTCACACGCCCGCAGAGCGGTGCCTAAGCAAAGGCCGAATAACATACACGGCTATTTGCACTCAAAGTAGTGTAATTTTACTACAGTCTGTGGTGAATTGAGCGCAGAAAGATCAAATGATCGTTTCTGTACCTTGTTTCAAGCAGGTAAATCCTGTCTGAATCATGAAAAATTTCGGGTTATGCCGCAGATTCGTTTTTAGTAACAGGTCTTCTGGCTGTAATTGACGCACTGCGCAGGTATACTCTGACTCTTTGATTTTATCCCTTAACTGACGGGAGTAGTTACACCCCATGCAAATGCAAGAGATTATGCAATTTGTGAGTGCCCATCCCATACTTAGCGTAGCGTGGATTGTTCTGTTTGTAGCAGTACTGGTCACCACCTTTAAAAGCCGTTTCTCCAAAGTAAAAGAAATTACTCGTGGTGAAGCCACTCTTCTGATTAACAAAGAAGATGCCGTTGTTGTTGATACCCGTACTCGCGAAGATTTCCGCAAGGGTCATCTGGCAAACTCTCTGAATCTGACGCCTAGCGACCTGAAAAATGGCAGCTTTGGTGAATTAGAGAAACATAAAGCTCAGCCGGTTATCGTGGTTTGTGCCAATGGCATGAGCTCTCGTGAATCGGGTGAGCATTTAGTGAAAGCGGGCTTTGAGCGTGTTTATACGTTGAAAGACGGCATCGCAGGCTGGAGCAGTGACAATCTGCCTTTAGCTCGCGGTAAATAATCTGCAAGGAATTCATCATGGCAAACATTGAGATCTATACCAAAGCGACCTGTCCTTTCTGTCATCGTGCGAAAGCGTTGTTGCAGTCAAAAGGCGCTCAGTTTAATGAAATTGCTATTGATAACGATCCGAAAAAGCGTGAAGAAATGATTGAGCGCAGTGGTCGTACAACCGTGCCACAAATTTTTATTGATGGGCAGCACATTGGTGGCTGTGACGATTTACACGCGCTGGATGCAAAAGGCGGCCTCGACCCGTTGCTGTAACCCGTGCGGTATTCGCCCCATAATTCCCATTTATGGATATTAACTTAAAAGGTATTAACGCTATGTCAGAACAAAACAACTCAGAGATGTCTTTCCAGATCCAACGTGTATACACCAAAGATATCTCTTTCGAAGCTCCAAATGCGCCCGCTGTATTCCAGAAAGATTGGCAGCCAGAAGTTAAACTGGATCTGGATACTGCATCCACTCAGCTGGCTGACGGCGTATTTGAAGTGGTGTTGCGCGTGACGGTAACGGCAACTC
This is a stretch of genomic DNA from Hafnia alvei. It encodes these proteins:
- the gpmM gene encoding 2,3-bisphosphoglycerate-independent phosphoglycerate mutase; amino-acid sequence: MSSAKKPMVLVILDGYGYREETQDNAILNAKRPVMDRLWKEYPHTLISASGLDVGLPDGQMGNSEVGHVNLGAGRIVYQDLTRLDKEIKDGDFFANEVLVGAVDKAVSLGKAVHIMGLMSPGGVHSHEEHILAMVELAAKRGAEAIYLHAFLDGRDTPPRSAENTLKRFTEKFAELGKGRIASIVGRYYAMDRDNRWDRVQLAYDLLTEAKGEYTAENAVAGLEAAYARDENDEFVKPTVIQAAGEADASMNDGDALIFMNFRADRARQITRTFVNADFDGFKRNKVVNFSNFVMLTEYAADIKAACAYPPSSLANTFGEWLMKHDKTQLRISETEKYAHVTFFYNGGVEEPFKGEDRILINSPKVATYDLQPEMSSAELTEKLVGAINSGKYDAIICNYPNGDMVGHTGIYDAAVKAIETLDQCVGQVVEAVQNVGGQLLITADHGNAELMRDQVTGAAYTAHTNLPVPLIYVGKPAKAVEGGKLSDIAATMLTMMDMEVPKEMTGKPLFIVE
- a CDS encoding rhodanese-like domain-containing protein, coding for MQEIMQFVSAHPILSVAWIVLFVAVLVTTFKSRFSKVKEITRGEATLLINKEDAVVVDTRTREDFRKGHLANSLNLTPSDLKNGSFGELEKHKAQPVIVVCANGMSSRESGEHLVKAGFERVYTLKDGIAGWSSDNLPLARGK
- the grxC gene encoding glutaredoxin 3, which gives rise to MANIEIYTKATCPFCHRAKALLQSKGAQFNEIAIDNDPKKREEMIERSGRTTVPQIFIDGQHIGGCDDLHALDAKGGLDPLL